The following coding sequences lie in one Kribbella sp. NBC_00709 genomic window:
- a CDS encoding NAD(P)/FAD-dependent oxidoreductase translates to MSEQHQVVVIGGGYSGTLAANHLRMRADVGITLLNPRPQFVERIRLHQFVARTGEATIDYGTLLGDGIRLVVDSATSIDTAERTVRLASGGGLDYDYVIYAVGSTAAIPASVAGAAEFAFDIAEFESAERLRARLDELARDAPITVVGGGFTGIETAAELAEQGRKVTLVCGGTLASTLSAQGRRYIAKWLARHGVAVLEADRVTEVRADAVVLSDGVVRPSALTIWSAGFGVPELATASGLRTDTLGRLLTDETLTSVDDERIIATGDAAAPSGQPLRMSTYAAGPLGAQAANTVLSRIAGTEPAALDLAFTGACVSLGRHAGIRQLARKDDTAVNLYIAGRLGAVIKETACKFVIEKRIRREARDPGSMGWPKGGPRSITGPMGGRHPVTG, encoded by the coding sequence ATGTCCGAACAACACCAGGTCGTCGTCATCGGCGGCGGCTACTCCGGAACGCTCGCGGCCAACCATCTGCGGATGCGCGCCGACGTCGGCATCACCTTGCTCAATCCCCGGCCGCAGTTCGTCGAACGGATCCGGCTGCACCAGTTCGTCGCCCGGACCGGCGAGGCCACCATCGACTACGGCACGCTGCTCGGCGACGGGATCCGGCTGGTCGTGGACAGCGCGACGTCCATCGACACAGCGGAACGCACGGTGCGACTGGCATCGGGCGGCGGGCTGGACTACGACTACGTCATCTATGCGGTCGGCAGCACGGCGGCGATCCCGGCCTCGGTGGCCGGCGCGGCCGAGTTCGCGTTCGACATCGCGGAGTTCGAGTCCGCGGAGCGGTTGCGCGCGCGGTTGGACGAGCTGGCCCGTGATGCTCCGATCACCGTGGTCGGCGGTGGGTTCACCGGTATCGAGACCGCTGCCGAACTGGCCGAGCAAGGACGCAAGGTCACGCTGGTGTGCGGCGGCACGCTCGCCTCGACGCTGAGCGCTCAGGGGCGTCGCTACATCGCGAAGTGGCTGGCTCGGCACGGTGTCGCCGTACTCGAGGCGGACCGAGTGACCGAGGTACGGGCAGATGCGGTCGTGCTGTCCGACGGGGTCGTACGTCCGAGCGCGCTGACGATCTGGTCGGCCGGGTTCGGCGTACCGGAGTTGGCGACTGCGAGCGGCCTGCGTACCGACACACTCGGCCGGCTGCTCACGGACGAGACGCTGACCAGCGTCGACGACGAGCGCATCATCGCGACCGGCGATGCCGCGGCGCCGTCGGGGCAGCCGCTACGGATGAGCACGTACGCCGCTGGGCCGCTCGGGGCGCAGGCGGCCAACACGGTGCTGAGCCGGATCGCCGGGACCGAACCGGCGGCGCTCGACCTCGCCTTCACGGGAGCCTGCGTCAGCCTCGGTCGGCACGCGGGCATCCGGCAGCTCGCCCGCAAGGACGACACCGCGGTGAACCTCTACATCGCCGGTCGCCTGGGCGCGGTGATCAAGGAAACCGCCTGCAAGTTCGTGATCGAGAAACGCATCCGCCGCGAGGCCCGCGACCCGGGGTCGATGGGCTGGCCCAAGGGCGGCCCACGCTCCATCACTGGTCCGATGGGCGGCCGACACCCCGTCACTGGTTGA
- the sigJ gene encoding RNA polymerase sigma factor SigJ, which translates to MNERRQLINLAYRLLGSLADAEDVVQEAYARWYAMSRPEQEAIASPGAWLTTVTSRLCLNLLSSARVRRETYVGAWIPEPLPEPTSLDPADRVTLDESVNMAFLVVLESMTPAERVAFVLHDVFRYPFAEVAGIVGRSPAACRQLASSARRRLRAAQAPVTPAARQARIIREFKRAWEAKDIEALVGLLDPDATVVADSGGLVSAVLGPIEGAERIALSMLRFAGKLSELTILERTVNGQPGLVAQRDGVIVTVYAFEVAGDRIKHIWGVRNPGKLRPWFRDEVS; encoded by the coding sequence ATGAACGAACGGCGCCAGCTGATCAATCTCGCCTACCGGCTGCTCGGCTCCCTGGCCGATGCCGAGGATGTCGTCCAGGAGGCCTACGCCCGCTGGTACGCGATGTCCCGGCCCGAGCAGGAGGCGATCGCGTCCCCGGGTGCGTGGCTGACGACAGTCACGAGCCGTCTGTGCCTCAACCTGCTCTCGTCGGCGCGGGTCCGGCGCGAGACCTACGTGGGTGCCTGGATCCCCGAGCCGCTGCCCGAGCCCACGAGCCTCGATCCGGCCGATCGGGTCACCCTCGACGAGTCGGTGAACATGGCCTTCCTCGTCGTCCTCGAGTCGATGACCCCGGCCGAGCGGGTCGCCTTCGTCCTGCACGACGTCTTCCGGTACCCGTTCGCCGAGGTCGCCGGCATCGTCGGCCGGTCGCCGGCGGCCTGCCGGCAGCTGGCCTCCTCGGCCCGCCGCCGCCTTCGCGCCGCGCAGGCGCCGGTGACGCCGGCTGCCCGGCAGGCCCGCATCATCAGGGAGTTCAAGCGGGCCTGGGAAGCCAAGGACATCGAGGCCCTGGTCGGCCTTCTCGATCCCGACGCCACCGTGGTCGCGGACAGCGGCGGCCTGGTCAGCGCCGTGCTCGGCCCGATCGAGGGCGCCGAGCGGATCGCCCTGTCGATGCTCAGGTTCGCCGGCAAGCTCAGCGAGCTGACGATCCTGGAGCGGACGGTCAACGGTCAGCCCGGACTGGTCGCGCAGCGCGACGGCGTGATCGTGACGGTGTACGCGTTCGAGGTCGCCGGCGACCGGATCAAGCACATCTGGGGTGTCCGCAACCCCGGCAAGCTCCGGCCCTGGTTTCGCGACGAGGTGAGCTGA
- a CDS encoding fibronectin type III domain-containing protein, with the protein MKKAVLAVVTGAAVVAAALVPSGPAVQAAQPVARSVPRGFGSALSSVQQTSWQTNASVNAVAVAGNLVFAGGLFTRVRPPGKARGVGDAARKYFVVLNRTTGVPTRFAPRVNGPVWSVATSPDGRWVVIGGDFTVVDGVPRSRVAMFDVATGKLVAGWDPVVNYRVAALKITDKTVYLGGSFGTVDKMARSRVAAVRLDTGTLLPWSPDANDDVHALEVSTDGNRVFVGGGFTRIGGRNDHALAMVNATTGALLSMPAVAAIPPKTEGCDSRVKDLEVQGNKVFASNAGTGSVSCYDGVLAADATTGKLIWQSHCRGATEAIKAIGNWLYKGSHAHDCSADGEFPDKTGMHHLLVYSTITGKLGPWFPNTDAGGTTLVGPLAFASGGNDLWSGGDFTEVNGVPQEGLTRFTSTPGGAAPARPAAPKVASARANKVTIAFPTVLDRDNLTLTYLLYRGSTRIGSWSRTSNSWTKPTVTTVTDSRLSSGQTLPYHLEVSDGRNVQKSATAKVKVR; encoded by the coding sequence ATGAAGAAGGCTGTTCTGGCCGTTGTCACCGGCGCGGCTGTGGTTGCCGCGGCGCTGGTCCCGTCGGGGCCCGCGGTGCAAGCCGCTCAACCAGTGGCACGCAGTGTGCCGCGTGGGTTCGGCTCGGCCCTGTCGTCGGTGCAGCAGACCTCGTGGCAGACGAACGCGAGCGTGAACGCGGTCGCCGTGGCGGGCAATCTGGTGTTCGCGGGTGGTCTGTTCACCCGGGTCCGGCCGCCGGGCAAGGCTCGCGGTGTCGGGGACGCGGCGCGGAAGTACTTCGTGGTGCTGAACCGGACCACCGGCGTACCGACGCGGTTCGCGCCGCGGGTGAACGGGCCGGTGTGGAGCGTGGCCACGTCGCCGGACGGCCGCTGGGTCGTGATCGGTGGGGACTTCACGGTCGTCGACGGCGTGCCGCGGTCGCGGGTGGCGATGTTCGACGTGGCCACCGGCAAGCTGGTCGCCGGCTGGGACCCGGTGGTCAACTACCGCGTCGCGGCGCTGAAGATCACCGACAAGACGGTCTACCTGGGCGGCTCGTTCGGCACCGTCGACAAGATGGCCCGCAGCCGGGTCGCCGCGGTCAGGCTCGACACCGGCACGCTGCTGCCGTGGAGCCCGGACGCGAACGACGACGTCCACGCGCTCGAGGTGTCCACCGACGGCAACCGGGTGTTCGTCGGCGGCGGCTTCACCCGGATCGGCGGCCGGAACGATCACGCGCTCGCGATGGTGAACGCCACCACCGGCGCCCTGCTCTCGATGCCGGCGGTCGCGGCGATCCCGCCGAAGACCGAGGGCTGCGACAGCCGCGTGAAGGACCTCGAAGTCCAAGGAAACAAGGTGTTCGCATCCAATGCCGGTACCGGCAGCGTCTCGTGCTACGACGGGGTGCTCGCCGCGGACGCGACGACCGGCAAGCTGATCTGGCAGAGCCACTGCCGGGGTGCGACCGAGGCGATCAAGGCGATCGGCAACTGGCTGTACAAGGGCTCGCACGCGCACGACTGCAGCGCGGACGGCGAGTTCCCGGACAAGACCGGGATGCACCACCTGCTCGTCTACAGCACGATCACCGGCAAGCTCGGCCCGTGGTTCCCGAACACCGATGCCGGTGGCACCACTTTGGTCGGGCCGCTGGCGTTCGCGTCCGGCGGCAACGACCTGTGGTCCGGAGGCGATTTCACCGAGGTGAACGGCGTACCGCAGGAAGGTCTGACCCGGTTCACCAGCACCCCGGGTGGGGCCGCACCGGCCCGGCCGGCCGCGCCGAAGGTCGCCAGTGCGCGGGCCAACAAGGTGACGATCGCCTTCCCGACCGTGCTGGACCGGGACAACCTCACGCTCACCTACCTCCTGTACCGCGGCAGCACGCGGATCGGCAGCTGGTCGCGGACGTCGAACTCCTGGACGAAGCCGACCGTCACGACCGTCACCGACTCCCGACTGAGCAGCGGTCAGACGCTGCCCTACCACCTCGAGGTCAGTGACGGCCGCAACGTTCAGAAGAGCGCCACCGCCAAGGTCAAGGTCCGCTGA
- a CDS encoding histidine kinase: MGVKAGVANHVLAVRPEEVSDALSVIESTSRDALVELRHMLGLLTRRLIAEFARLAGPG; the protein is encoded by the coding sequence ATCGGGGTCAAGGCGGGCGTGGCCAACCACGTCCTCGCAGTACGCCCGGAGGAGGTGTCCGACGCATTGTCGGTGATCGAGTCGACGAGCCGCGACGCCCTGGTCGAGCTGCGGCACATGCTCGGCCTGCTCACGCGGCGCCTGATCGCGGAGTTCGCCCGCCTGGCCGGGCCGGGTTAA
- a CDS encoding TSUP family transporter, which translates to MSLWTHRDFVRLWIGQSASQLASFAAGVTLPLVAVTSLGAGAAQLGVLRAVQQLPILLFSLVVGVLVDRWRFRTVLVAADLGRALVFASVPLGVGLGLPFLYVVGFVAGVFTVCFDIAYQSALPRLVERDQLAQGNSMLETTRSAAQISGPALGGGLVSLLTAPIAVLASAVLFACSSLSVAQLRSRTTIGIPRTGVLRQIGEGLRIVVRDKSLRAIAAATCVYQFGFTALTTVYLLFLSRTLSLPGAVVGLVLASFGPGVLIGSLLSAWLPRRFGYGPVVVFAALISDLVMLVTSSLHGSGPATIAALIVINVLYGALSQSVDVAVTAVRQLVTPLAVQGRVVATINFLGMGLTPFGALLGGALAATAGSGRHCSSRRSGSSFPRCASRGSAVVWRGELTGEVRVTGPEHLAVVGAGLGAGILTSTVGVASLLSFPVLIALGIPPVVANASNTLGLLPGALSGAIGYRRELREVPRHQTVAVVVICAVGAIGGAALLLALPSRVFASAAPWLILFTCLIVGVQPWISRWLRARSDHPHGTPRSMSPATTLFTALTGVYGGYFGAGAGVMMMAVLGLGLDLELRIVNGLKTLALLAANLVASIIFVFIADLNLTASGLLAAGSIVGGYVGAHIGRRLPATLLRVLIVLAGVVAAVLMLR; encoded by the coding sequence GTGTCACTGTGGACGCATCGTGATTTCGTCCGGCTCTGGATCGGCCAGAGCGCATCTCAACTGGCAAGCTTCGCTGCCGGGGTGACCCTGCCGCTGGTCGCGGTCACCTCACTCGGCGCCGGCGCCGCACAACTCGGCGTACTGCGCGCCGTACAACAACTCCCGATCCTGTTGTTCTCGCTGGTGGTCGGCGTCCTGGTCGACCGTTGGCGGTTCCGGACCGTTCTGGTGGCCGCGGACCTCGGCCGGGCGCTGGTGTTCGCGTCGGTCCCGCTCGGAGTGGGACTCGGGTTGCCGTTCCTGTACGTCGTCGGGTTCGTGGCCGGGGTGTTCACGGTCTGCTTCGATATCGCCTACCAGTCCGCGCTACCGCGCCTGGTCGAGCGGGATCAGCTTGCCCAAGGCAACAGTATGCTCGAGACGACGCGGTCGGCCGCGCAGATCTCCGGTCCGGCGCTCGGCGGCGGGCTGGTGTCCCTGCTGACCGCCCCGATCGCCGTACTGGCCAGCGCGGTGCTTTTCGCCTGCTCGAGTCTGTCCGTCGCCCAGCTCCGCAGCCGCACAACCATCGGCATTCCGCGGACGGGTGTCCTGCGGCAGATCGGCGAGGGCCTGCGGATCGTGGTTCGCGACAAGTCGTTGCGGGCGATCGCGGCGGCGACCTGTGTGTACCAGTTCGGGTTCACCGCACTGACGACGGTCTACCTGTTGTTCCTCAGCCGCACGTTGAGCCTGCCGGGTGCGGTCGTCGGACTGGTACTGGCGTCCTTCGGTCCGGGCGTGCTGATCGGCTCGCTGCTGTCGGCGTGGCTGCCCAGGCGCTTCGGCTACGGCCCGGTCGTGGTCTTCGCCGCGCTGATCTCGGATCTCGTGATGCTCGTCACGTCGTCCCTGCACGGCTCCGGACCGGCAACAATCGCCGCGCTGATCGTGATCAACGTGCTGTACGGCGCCCTCAGTCAGTCCGTCGACGTAGCGGTGACCGCAGTCCGCCAACTCGTTACGCCGTTGGCGGTCCAGGGCCGGGTCGTTGCCACGATCAACTTTCTTGGAATGGGGCTGACGCCGTTCGGCGCACTGCTGGGTGGCGCGCTGGCCGCGACAGCCGGATCCGGACGGCACTGCTCGTCGCGACGGTCTGGCTCTTCCTTTCCCCGCTGTGCCTCACGCGGCTCCGCCGTAGTCTGGCGCGGTGAGCTCACGGGTGAGGTACGCGTGACGGGGCCGGAACACCTGGCCGTTGTCGGCGCTGGACTGGGTGCGGGCATCCTGACGTCGACCGTCGGGGTCGCGTCGTTGCTGAGCTTCCCGGTGCTGATCGCGCTGGGGATCCCGCCGGTGGTGGCCAACGCCTCGAACACTCTCGGTCTGCTCCCGGGCGCGCTGAGTGGTGCGATCGGCTACCGGCGGGAGCTGCGCGAGGTCCCGCGGCACCAGACGGTGGCCGTCGTCGTGATCTGTGCCGTCGGCGCGATCGGCGGCGCCGCGTTGCTGCTGGCGCTGCCGTCGCGGGTGTTCGCGTCGGCCGCGCCCTGGCTGATCCTCTTCACCTGCTTGATCGTCGGCGTACAGCCGTGGATCTCGCGGTGGCTGCGAGCACGGTCGGACCACCCGCACGGCACCCCGCGATCGATGTCACCGGCAACCACTCTGTTCACCGCACTGACCGGCGTGTACGGCGGCTACTTCGGCGCCGGCGCCGGCGTGATGATGATGGCGGTCCTCGGTCTCGGACTCGACCTGGAGCTCCGGATCGTCAACGGCCTGAAGACGCTCGCGCTACTGGCGGCGAACCTCGTCGCGAGCATCATCTTCGTCTTCATCGCCGACCTGAACCTGACCGCCTCCGGCCTGCTCGCGGCCGGCTCCATCGTCGGCGGCTACGTCGGCGCCCACATCGGGCGCCGGCTCCCGGCCACCTTGTTGCGCGTGCTGATCGTGCTCGCGGGCGTAGTGGCCGCCGTACTCATGCTGCGCTAG
- a CDS encoding ElyC/SanA/YdcF family protein, whose amino-acid sequence MYAFAVAAFWFAVFAVSFLRDRRLFKNGIFLVLTLMFAGIGVIFVVDAFNDTAARWLVLAILAIIPLAIAVLAVFLVVNGITMLRREGRRPKNLLSLLAGLGIIGFVVFSVAVQKIGWEPLAALRSVLIGVLTYIAFLFVCFLVYAFVYSRVRSSRKVDFVIVLGAGLRGSRVPPLLASRLDRGKQVYDRAQRKGRTPMMITSGGQGPDEDVPESHAMASYLVERGVPDDAILREDRSTSTLENLTFSRELMVARTPMYRCLIVTNNFHAFRAAMTARKAKVNGQVIGSPTAAYYWPTATIREFVAILFSHPYLNGGICLLIAVAAVLQHV is encoded by the coding sequence ATGTACGCCTTCGCTGTCGCCGCGTTCTGGTTCGCCGTCTTCGCGGTCAGCTTCCTGCGGGACCGGCGGCTGTTCAAGAACGGGATCTTCCTGGTCCTGACGCTGATGTTCGCGGGGATCGGCGTGATCTTCGTGGTCGACGCCTTCAACGACACCGCGGCCCGCTGGCTGGTGCTGGCCATCCTCGCGATCATCCCGCTGGCGATCGCCGTACTCGCGGTGTTCCTGGTGGTCAACGGCATCACCATGCTGCGCCGGGAAGGCCGCCGGCCGAAGAACCTGCTCTCGTTGCTGGCCGGACTGGGCATCATCGGGTTCGTCGTGTTCAGCGTCGCGGTGCAGAAGATCGGCTGGGAGCCGTTGGCGGCGCTGCGGTCGGTGCTGATCGGGGTCCTGACCTACATCGCGTTCCTGTTCGTCTGCTTCCTGGTGTACGCCTTCGTGTACAGCCGGGTCCGCTCGTCCCGGAAGGTCGACTTCGTGATCGTGCTCGGCGCCGGCCTGCGCGGCTCGCGGGTCCCGCCGCTGCTCGCGAGCCGGCTGGACCGCGGCAAACAGGTGTACGACCGGGCGCAGCGCAAGGGCCGTACGCCGATGATGATCACGTCCGGTGGTCAAGGCCCCGACGAGGACGTCCCCGAGTCGCACGCGATGGCGTCGTACCTGGTCGAGCGGGGCGTCCCGGACGACGCGATCCTGCGCGAGGACCGGTCGACCAGCACGCTGGAGAACCTGACCTTCAGCCGGGAGCTGATGGTCGCGCGGACGCCGATGTACCGCTGCCTGATCGTGACGAACAACTTCCACGCGTTCCGCGCCGCGATGACCGCCCGCAAGGCCAAGGTCAACGGCCAGGTGATCGGCTCCCCCACCGCCGCCTACTACTGGCCGACGGCAACGATCCGCGAGTTCGTCGCGATCCTCTTCAGCCACCCGTACCTGAACGGCGGCATCTGCCTACTGATCGCCGTCGCCGCCGTCCTGCAGCACGTCTAG
- a CDS encoding D-arabinono-1,4-lactone oxidase, whose protein sequence is MSGVTNWAGNVEFASELQRPRSVAELQELVAAAEKVRVLGTGHSFNRIADSTGELVSVQELPAVVEVGERGVTVSAGLRYGEITAVLQAQGLALHNLGSLPHISVAGACSTGTHGSGDGNGPLADAVNAITFVDARGELVTLTREDPDFAGSIVSLGALGVTVSMTLDVQPSYQISQVVYDGLPVERLGTDFAEVMGSAYSVSAFTDWVDPDVMVWRKSRDLGAPAPEWLGARLADGPRHPIKVMPADYATQQGGVPGPWNERLPHFRLEFTPSNGDELQSEYFVPRERAAEAFEVLRALGNQFAPVIQVSEVRTIAADELWLSPSQGRDTVALHFTWIQDEAAVRPVVAALEEALAPLDVRPHWGKVFAADAATLAERYPKVKDFIALAAKYDPAGKFRNEYLDTFLPTS, encoded by the coding sequence ATGAGTGGTGTGACTAACTGGGCCGGCAACGTCGAGTTCGCCAGCGAGCTGCAGCGGCCTCGGTCGGTTGCGGAGCTGCAGGAGCTGGTCGCGGCGGCGGAGAAGGTGCGGGTGCTCGGCACCGGGCACTCCTTCAACCGGATCGCCGACAGCACCGGCGAGCTGGTGAGCGTGCAGGAGCTGCCCGCGGTCGTCGAGGTCGGTGAGCGTGGGGTGACCGTTTCGGCCGGACTCCGGTACGGCGAGATCACCGCGGTGCTCCAGGCCCAGGGCCTCGCGCTGCACAACCTCGGGTCGCTGCCGCACATCTCGGTCGCCGGCGCCTGCTCGACCGGTACGCACGGCTCGGGGGATGGGAACGGCCCGCTGGCCGACGCGGTCAACGCGATCACGTTCGTGGACGCTCGCGGCGAGCTCGTCACGCTGACCCGCGAGGATCCGGACTTCGCCGGCTCGATCGTCTCGCTCGGAGCGCTCGGGGTGACGGTGAGCATGACGCTCGACGTACAACCGTCGTACCAGATCAGCCAGGTGGTGTACGACGGGTTGCCGGTGGAGCGTCTCGGGACCGACTTCGCCGAGGTGATGGGCAGCGCGTACAGCGTCAGCGCGTTCACGGACTGGGTCGACCCGGACGTGATGGTCTGGCGGAAGTCGCGTGATCTCGGTGCGCCCGCGCCGGAGTGGCTGGGCGCTCGGCTCGCGGACGGTCCGCGGCACCCGATCAAGGTGATGCCGGCCGACTACGCGACCCAGCAGGGCGGCGTGCCCGGACCGTGGAACGAGCGGCTGCCGCACTTCCGCCTCGAGTTCACCCCGAGCAACGGGGACGAGCTGCAGTCGGAGTACTTCGTGCCGCGCGAGCGGGCGGCTGAGGCGTTCGAGGTACTACGGGCCCTGGGCAACCAATTCGCGCCGGTGATCCAGGTGTCCGAGGTGCGGACGATCGCCGCCGACGAGCTGTGGCTGAGCCCGAGCCAGGGCCGCGACACGGTCGCGCTGCACTTCACCTGGATCCAGGACGAGGCAGCGGTCCGGCCGGTCGTCGCTGCCTTGGAGGAGGCGCTCGCGCCGCTCGACGTACGGCCGCACTGGGGCAAGGTCTTCGCCGCCGACGCAGCCACCCTGGCCGAGCGGTATCCGAAGGTGAAGGACTTCATCGCGCTCGCCGCGAAGTACGACCCGGCCGGCAAGTTCCGCAACGAGTACCTCGACACCTTCCTGCCTACGAGCTGA
- a CDS encoding cache domain-containing protein: MSGTDSALALDAGLETVLELVESVVGEAFGLADRIGAETAAVFTRKPSVRRADLGGVLELAQPVLEDPDARIQGAGFIAAVDALADSRWWLEWFMLSNGTTERLIVDTDPRGENFYNYESLPWYDVPQRTGRRHITGPYVDYLCTDDYTLTFTVPVTVEDRFVGVAGADVRVFTFEKAILPYLRATHRKVAIVNDQGRVVLSNSARHVGGTLLRTPTPSYRIEDLPLSLVELSS; the protein is encoded by the coding sequence ATGAGCGGGACAGACAGCGCGTTGGCGCTCGATGCAGGACTCGAGACCGTTCTCGAGCTGGTCGAGTCCGTGGTCGGCGAGGCGTTCGGCCTGGCCGACCGGATCGGCGCGGAGACGGCAGCCGTGTTCACCCGGAAGCCGTCGGTCCGCCGAGCGGATCTGGGGGGCGTGCTCGAGCTCGCCCAGCCCGTGCTCGAGGACCCGGACGCGCGGATCCAGGGAGCGGGCTTCATCGCAGCGGTCGACGCGCTGGCCGACTCCCGGTGGTGGCTCGAGTGGTTCATGCTCAGCAACGGCACGACCGAACGCCTGATCGTCGACACCGATCCGCGCGGCGAGAACTTCTACAACTACGAATCCCTGCCCTGGTACGACGTGCCGCAGCGGACCGGCCGCCGGCACATCACCGGACCGTACGTCGACTATCTCTGCACCGACGACTACACGCTGACCTTCACCGTGCCGGTCACGGTCGAGGACCGGTTCGTCGGCGTCGCCGGAGCCGATGTCCGGGTCTTCACCTTCGAGAAGGCGATCCTGCCCTACCTGCGGGCGACCCACCGGAAGGTTGCCATCGTCAACGATCAGGGCCGGGTCGTGCTCAGCAACAGCGCCCGCCACGTCGGCGGCACACTGCTGCGGACGCCGACGCCGTCGTACCGGATCGAGGATCTCCCGCTGTCGCTCGTGGAGCTCAGCTCGTAG
- a CDS encoding FadR/GntR family transcriptional regulator, with the protein MALRFYGSGAAAVFAPLETLSRSELVARRLTDAIALGLIPDAEQLPGETDLAGIFGVSTTTIREALSSLRQRGLIDTRRGRGGGSFVRAHEEMSTAIVRDRLAELSLAQLRDLGDHYSAIAGTAARLAAERATPDDVQRLTAVCDGLENAEGLGGRRRADAQFHIEVAATAQSTRLYRAEVSLQAEVGTLLWLAFGDDESHRRTVRSCRDVVAAIDRTDGDAARTAAEERVAESTERLIDLRLALEDT; encoded by the coding sequence ATGGCGCTGCGGTTCTACGGCAGTGGCGCGGCGGCGGTGTTCGCACCGCTGGAGACGCTGAGCCGATCGGAACTGGTGGCGCGCCGGCTGACCGACGCGATCGCGCTCGGCCTGATCCCCGACGCCGAGCAGCTGCCGGGCGAGACCGACCTGGCCGGCATCTTCGGCGTCTCGACCACCACGATCCGCGAGGCCCTCTCGTCGCTGCGGCAGCGCGGCCTGATCGACACCCGGCGGGGTCGCGGCGGCGGCAGCTTCGTCCGTGCGCACGAGGAGATGTCGACCGCGATCGTCCGCGACCGGCTGGCAGAGCTGAGCCTCGCCCAGCTGCGTGACCTCGGCGACCACTACAGCGCGATCGCGGGGACGGCAGCCCGGCTCGCCGCCGAGCGGGCGACTCCGGACGACGTACAGCGGCTCACCGCGGTCTGCGACGGACTGGAGAACGCCGAAGGCCTGGGTGGACGCCGGCGCGCGGACGCCCAGTTCCACATCGAGGTGGCCGCGACCGCGCAGTCGACCCGGCTCTACCGGGCCGAGGTGAGCCTTCAGGCCGAGGTCGGCACGTTGCTCTGGCTCGCGTTCGGCGACGACGAGAGCCATCGCCGGACGGTCCGGAGCTGCCGGGACGTGGTCGCCGCGATCGATCGTACCGATGGTGACGCGGCCCGGACTGCCGCCGAGGAGCGGGTGGCCGAGTCGACCGAGCGCCTCATCGACCTCAGACTGGCATTGGAGGACACATGA